Proteins encoded together in one Pseudomonadota bacterium window:
- a CDS encoding DNA polymerase III subunit gamma/tau: protein MSDSDTGHVTAGTPDRDAETDKDTPPSAAELEEAGQSALFGAPASESGVDEKKSPAPDIPIDESRTGQRLVKKEENEGDGDGSCAAAGASTPYRVLARKYRPQSFSGLIGQSAMVQTLSNAIKRDRLAHAFLMTGVRGVGKTSTARLIAKSLNCIGPDGKGGPTIDPCGVCEHCVAIAEGRHIDVIEMDAASHTGVDDVREIIEAVRYASVSARYKIYIIDEVHMLSKNAFNALLKTLEEPPAHVKFLFATTEVDKVPITVLSRCQRFDLKRIPAEMLVEHFASICTEEAVDADQDALAMIARAADGSVRDGLSVLDQAIAHADMALDEQGGDGDRPHISAVAVRAMLGLSDRTVVRELLGHVLRGEDQAMLTLLDQQHDLGVEPLAQLRSLMDMVHAITLAKIDGSSAGSNGLSREEQAMLSDLASQMSHGTLHRLWQMLLKAHGEIAEAPDPREAMDMAMLRLVYAASLPDPGAVAKAVEQGGGSAEQAAPGTSAPATGPAASAAQSGQIPVAEPTSSEPEAPNEAAESAMLDLGFVDIIQGLDRQGDLRLAQILHDQLRLVHYAPGRIFYQLAREVGPAFDAELRDALLRLTGQRWQVEKGEGNAQPSIREQELAAAEARKASILQTPLVQAALEAFPDAELKQNGEDNSGDNSGSGARPDRSLRA, encoded by the coding sequence ATGAGCGATTCAGACACCGGCCATGTCACCGCCGGCACCCCTGACCGGGATGCCGAGACGGACAAGGATACGCCGCCCAGCGCCGCCGAACTGGAAGAGGCAGGGCAATCGGCGCTGTTTGGTGCGCCAGCATCTGAATCCGGCGTCGATGAGAAGAAGTCGCCAGCGCCTGACATACCCATTGACGAATCGCGAACGGGACAACGACTTGTAAAAAAAGAGGAAAATGAGGGTGATGGTGACGGCAGCTGCGCCGCCGCAGGAGCCAGCACGCCTTATCGGGTGTTGGCGCGCAAATACCGGCCGCAGAGTTTTTCGGGGCTGATCGGCCAGTCGGCGATGGTCCAGACGCTCAGCAATGCGATCAAGCGTGACCGGCTGGCGCATGCATTTCTGATGACCGGTGTGCGGGGTGTCGGCAAGACTTCGACGGCGCGGCTGATCGCCAAGTCGCTCAATTGCATCGGCCCGGACGGGAAGGGCGGCCCGACCATCGACCCTTGCGGGGTATGCGAACATTGTGTCGCCATTGCCGAGGGGCGGCATATCGATGTGATCGAGATGGACGCCGCCAGCCATACCGGCGTCGACGATGTACGCGAGATTATCGAGGCGGTGCGTTATGCCAGCGTCTCGGCGCGTTACAAGATTTACATTATCGACGAAGTGCACATGCTGTCGAAAAACGCATTCAACGCGTTGCTCAAGACGCTTGAAGAGCCACCGGCACATGTCAAATTCCTGTTCGCTACTACCGAGGTGGACAAGGTCCCGATCACCGTGCTGTCAAGGTGCCAGCGCTTTGATTTAAAACGGATTCCAGCCGAAATGCTGGTCGAGCATTTTGCGTCCATCTGCACTGAAGAAGCGGTCGATGCCGACCAGGATGCCCTGGCGATGATTGCCCGTGCCGCGGATGGCTCGGTGCGTGACGGCCTGTCGGTGCTGGACCAGGCAATTGCCCATGCCGACATGGCGCTGGATGAGCAGGGCGGCGATGGCGACAGGCCGCACATCTCTGCCGTTGCTGTGCGTGCCATGCTCGGCCTGTCCGACCGCACTGTGGTGCGCGAACTGCTGGGTCATGTGCTGCGCGGCGAGGATCAGGCGATGCTGACGCTGCTCGACCAGCAGCATGACCTGGGTGTCGAACCGCTGGCGCAGCTGCGCTCGCTAATGGACATGGTGCACGCCATCACTCTGGCGAAGATTGATGGATCATCGGCCGGTAGTAACGGGTTGAGCCGCGAAGAACAGGCGATGCTGAGCGATTTGGCCAGTCAGATGAGCCATGGCACACTGCACCGGCTATGGCAGATGCTGCTCAAGGCGCATGGCGAGATCGCTGAAGCGCCTGATCCGCGTGAAGCGATGGATATGGCTATGCTGCGGCTGGTCTATGCCGCCTCGCTGCCCGATCCGGGTGCCGTGGCGAAGGCAGTGGAGCAGGGCGGTGGCAGCGCCGAGCAGGCCGCGCCCGGCACCAGTGCCCCGGCCACAGGCCCGGCAGCCAGCGCCGCTCAGTCTGGCCAGATTCCGGTTGCCGAACCGACGTCATCCGAGCCAGAAGCACCTAATGAAGCTGCGGAATCGGCGATGCTGGATCTTGGCTTTGTCGATATAATTCAGGGACTTGATCGTCAGGGTGACCTGCGGCTGGCGCAGATATTGCACGATCAGCTGCGGCTGGTGCATTATGCGCCGGGTCGCATCTTCTATCAGCTGGCGCGCGAAGTCGGCCCGGCATTCGATGCCGAATTGCGCGATGCGTTGTTGCGTCTGACGGGGCAGCGCTGGCAGGTTGAAAAAGGTGAGGGCAATGCCCAACCGAGTATAAGGGAACAGGAACTGGCGGCAGCAGAGGCGCGCAAGGCGTCGATTTTGCAGACACCGCTGGTGCAGGCCGCGCTGGAGGCATTTCCCGATGCCGAGTTGAAGCAGAATGGCGAGGATAATAGCGGCGACAATAGCGGGTCAGGAGCCCGCCCGGACAGGAGTTTACGCGCGTGA
- a CDS encoding YbaB/EbfC family nucleoid-associated protein, whose product MKSMEEMMKAAQEAAQTVQDQMQEAQQRLESLEVEGVSGGGMVKVRATAKGRILSVAIDDSLITPDDKAMLEDLVAAAFNDARMKADKVSEEEMSKMSSTLPLPPGFKMPFS is encoded by the coding sequence GTGAAAAGCATGGAAGAAATGATGAAAGCGGCGCAGGAGGCGGCGCAGACGGTACAGGACCAGATGCAGGAGGCGCAGCAGCGGCTCGAATCGCTGGAGGTCGAAGGCGTTTCGGGTGGCGGCATGGTCAAGGTCAGGGCAACGGCCAAGGGCCGCATCCTCAGTGTTGCGATCGATGACAGTCTGATCACCCCTGATGACAAGGCGATGCTGGAAGACCTGGTTGCTGCGGCGTTCAACGACGCACGGATGAAGGCGGACAAGGTGAGCGAGGAGGAAATGTCCAAAATGTCTTCGACTCTGCCGCTGCCACCGGGCTTCAAAATGCCTTTCAGCTGA
- a CDS encoding 2Fe-2S iron-sulfur cluster-binding protein, producing the protein MVTIRFVSADGKQEQVATGIVGEKLLGLAQANGQPLEGTCEGQMACSTCHVILEKEDFLQLPEASEMEEDMLDLASAVTATSRLSCQIVLSPDMDGMTVRIPTEVRDMTGA; encoded by the coding sequence ATGGTAACGATCCGCTTTGTCAGCGCCGATGGCAAGCAGGAGCAGGTCGCTACCGGCATTGTCGGCGAGAAGCTGCTCGGCCTGGCCCAGGCAAATGGCCAGCCGCTCGAAGGCACATGCGAAGGGCAGATGGCCTGTTCGACCTGCCATGTCATTCTGGAGAAAGAAGATTTTCTGCAGCTTCCTGAGGCAAGCGAGATGGAGGAGGACATGCTCGATCTCGCGAGCGCAGTCACCGCGACGAGCCGGCTGTCATGCCAGATCGTGCTGTCGCCAGACATGGACGGCATGACGGTGCGAATCCCCACCGAAGTGCGCGATATGACCGGGGCTTAA
- a CDS encoding cysteine desulfurase family protein, with amino-acid sequence MAASIYLDYQATTPLAPEALEAMLPWLSEKHANPHSAHRAGREAAAMVEWARDRVAALMPSDGQVIFTSGATEAINMAVHGVCRDDGRAAYSAIEHAAVIDAVHGHTAGAKHAIIPVCADGVLNLAAAEAMIDQSYTLVAVMLVNNEIGTIQPVAEMAALAHDHGALMLCDAVQGYGRIDIPEVVDMVAISAHKIHGPKGIGALWLRDGIELPPLLHGGGQEQGVRSGTLSPALCVGFGVAAKLAVDRRDEDAEHVADLAELARTQFAGWTINGATDTRYPGNLNIRRDGLDVARLISDVRQVAFSAGSACASGSGRPSHVLSALGLPREQITSSIRLGFGRYTSDDEVIRAAALINAAADAQ; translated from the coding sequence ATGGCTGCGAGCATCTATCTCGACTATCAGGCGACGACACCATTGGCGCCCGAGGCGCTCGAGGCGATGCTGCCATGGTTATCCGAGAAGCATGCCAATCCGCACAGTGCGCACCGCGCCGGACGCGAGGCGGCGGCGATGGTCGAATGGGCGCGCGACCGTGTTGCGGCGTTGATGCCGTCGGACGGCCAGGTGATTTTCACCAGCGGTGCCACCGAGGCGATCAACATGGCGGTGCATGGCGTCTGCCGCGATGATGGCCGCGCCGCCTATAGCGCCATCGAGCATGCTGCGGTGATCGATGCGGTGCACGGCCATACGGCTGGAGCGAAACACGCGATTATCCCGGTTTGTGCCGATGGTGTGCTCAACCTGGCTGCAGCCGAGGCGATGATTGACCAGAGCTATACGCTGGTGGCGGTAATGCTGGTCAATAACGAGATTGGCACTATCCAGCCAGTCGCCGAAATGGCGGCGCTGGCGCATGATCACGGCGCGCTGATGCTGTGCGATGCAGTACAGGGCTATGGCCGGATCGATATTCCCGAAGTCGTTGATATGGTAGCAATTTCTGCGCACAAGATACACGGACCCAAAGGTATTGGCGCGCTATGGTTGCGCGACGGGATCGAATTGCCACCGCTGCTCCATGGTGGCGGACAGGAGCAGGGGGTACGCTCGGGCACATTGTCGCCGGCATTGTGCGTCGGTTTCGGGGTGGCCGCAAAGCTGGCTGTGGATCGGCGTGATGAGGATGCGGAACATGTCGCGGATCTGGCAGAACTGGCACGGACGCAATTTGCCGGCTGGACGATCAACGGCGCCACCGACACGCGCTATCCGGGCAATCTTAATATCCGCCGCGACGGGCTGGATGTGGCGCGACTGATATCCGATGTGCGCCAAGTCGCCTTTTCTGCCGGTTCTGCTTGTGCCAGCGGTTCGGGACGGCCCAGCCATGTGCTGAGCGCGCTGGGATTGCCGCGCGAACAGATTACATCGTCGATACGGCTTGGCTTTGGGCGTTATACAAGCGATGATGAGGTTATCCGCGCAGCCGCGCTGATCAACGCCGCCGCCGACGCGCAATGA
- the bla gene encoding class A beta-lactamase gives MTATPLFLAGTIAGPGFGAALPQTSSNGEPALGTIEKRIGGRLGVALVDAAGKPLMLHRSDERFAMCSTFKASLAAAILEAIGADQLRADTLLTITADDLVTYAPYVEPRLAQRDFTVVELLEASVQLSDNVATNALLKVYGGPQKLTRFYRGKGDSVTRLDRYELELNENALGDPRDTSSPFAMARLMADLCFGTALRCNARDELKRLMAGSKTGADRIRAGVPEHWHVGNKTGTGYPEAKAVNDIAFLETPEKGYILVIYSDRAVVSYDAASAAIAEVAAHAAERIARV, from the coding sequence GTGACCGCAACACCGCTGTTTCTTGCAGGAACAATCGCCGGACCGGGCTTTGGCGCGGCGCTGCCACAAACCTCGTCCAATGGCGAACCGGCGCTGGGCACCATCGAAAAGCGTATTGGCGGTCGACTGGGCGTTGCGCTGGTTGATGCAGCCGGCAAGCCGCTGATGCTGCATCGGTCTGACGAGCGTTTTGCCATGTGCTCCACCTTCAAGGCATCGCTGGCGGCGGCAATATTGGAAGCAATCGGTGCTGACCAGCTGCGCGCCGACACACTGCTCACGATTACCGCCGACGATCTGGTGACCTATGCGCCCTATGTCGAGCCACGGCTGGCGCAGCGCGATTTTACCGTGGTGGAATTGCTCGAAGCCTCGGTGCAACTGAGCGATAATGTCGCCACCAACGCGCTGCTGAAGGTCTATGGCGGTCCGCAGAAGCTGACGCGCTTCTATCGTGGCAAGGGTGACAGCGTCACCCGGCTTGACCGGTATGAGCTTGAGCTCAACGAAAATGCCCTCGGCGATCCACGCGATACCAGCAGCCCCTTTGCCATGGCGCGGCTGATGGCGGATCTCTGCTTCGGCACCGCTCTGAGATGCAATGCCCGCGATGAGTTGAAGCGGCTGATGGCCGGCAGCAAGACTGGCGCCGACCGCATTCGTGCCGGTGTGCCCGAGCATTGGCATGTCGGCAACAAGACCGGCACCGGCTATCCGGAGGCCAAGGCAGTGAACGATATCGCCTTTCTCGAAACGCCGGAAAAAGGCTATATATTAGTGATTTATAGTGACAGGGCTGTTGTCAGCTATGATGCGGCCAGCGCCGCGATCGCCGAAGTAGCGGCCCATGCGGCCGAGCGGATCGCCCGCGTTTGA